The genomic interval GCCTACCCTGGCAACTGGTTGTACGAGACCTGGTCCGAGTCTGATCTCAAGGAGTGGCTTGATACCCATGGCATCCCGGCTCCTCAACCTACCACCCGCGACAAGCTCATTGCCTCTGTCCGCCGCAACTCCCGACTTGCCTCGCTTCGCATGCAGGAgcagaaggctgctgctcagaAGAAGGCTCAGGAAGCTTATGCCACCCTCACTGACAAGGTTATTGACGCCTGGAGCGAGTCTCAGTTGAAGGAGTTCTGCGACAAGAATAGCATCCCCGTTCCTCAAGGTACCAAGCTCAACCAGCTCCGCTCTCTTGTCCGCAAGCACCGCGCTGAGATCATGGGTGACACCGTTGCCTCAACCGCTGCCTCCGCCTATGGTGCTGCTACTTCCAACGTTGGCGAGAACGTTGCCAAGGCTACTGATGTCACTTCCCAGGCCGCTCTGGATGCCTTCAACGCTGCCGTCAACACCTGGTCTGAGAGCCGTCTCAAGGGCTACCTTGACGCCCGTGGAGTCCCCGTTCCTCAGGGATCCAAGACTGATGAGCTTCGTGCGCTCGTACGCAAGCATGCCCACAAGGCTGCTACCGGCTGGAGCGCCTGGACCTGGGACGATCTGaccctcgacaacctcaaggccTACCTCGCTTCCTCTGGAGACGctgcggcgaagaaggctggTGAGAAGGCTGGCGCTACTCGCGAGGAGCTTGTCCAGGCTGCCAACGCTGCCTACgcatctgcttcttctgccgGTGGTAACTCCTTTGCCTCTGCTACCAGCTACCTTTCTCATGCCACCGACAATGCCAAGGCTGCTACCTTTGATACCTGGAGCGAGAGTGATCTCAAGGCCTACTTGGACAGCTATGGCATTCCCGTCCCTCAGGGTTCAAGTCTCAATGAGATCCGTGCCCTTGCTCGTCGCCAGTGGACTTACTACAAGTACGGCACCTCGTCTCCTTCCGAGACCATCTTCGCTAAGATCAAGGAAAACGTCTTGAGCGGCTGGGACTGGGTCACCGGTCAGGTCATGGCTGGCTCTGatgccgccaagaagaaggctgaggagggccGTGCCAAGGCGCATAAGGAGCTCTAAGCTGGCTTCCCTCAGCCTACATCACATCACGACAAGGAACTCTGTCAAGGCCGTGCATTCTGATCGGGATTGACGCCGAGTTTCATCTCTGTACAACATTTCTTAGGGTGGATACTCTTTGACCACCACACATGATGGCATTGACACGGGACAAAACTGGCTTGGAGGGTTACGAGTGGTTATCATTCAGGGGCTGCGGGTTTTTTGCAGCAAATGTTAATACTCGGGGTTATGTCTGGAGTTGGTcgttgttttctttttagGTAGTTTCGTCTATCGGCCTCCATAGCAGGGGTAATGAAACTTTGTGAAATTGTTTGGTtccttggtggtgaatgATGGGCCATACGAATATTGTGTCCGGTGCTATGTTACACGACTCCCAGTTCTCTTCCAGATCTACTGGCCCTGGCCAATGAACAGCAAGACATATCTTTGACGGCATCTTGTGAACCCTCCTCGTGGAGGTCATAGTACAACTCATGATCGTGGTTGCTGAGAATCCTTCATCGAGGTAAGAGCTTCTTCTGTTGTTGCATGATGAATAGGGTAGGTAGCATGGTTGTTCCATGAGAGCTGAAAAAAGGTGAGCCTCGGCGAATGATGAATTATGTGTGGCAGGGCTGTGTGCACAGAAACAGGAAGCAAGCGTGTGTGTTGGTGTATTGAATGGGTTGATGGGTGATGTAAATGGAGTTTACGTAAAGGTTATTTGGGAATTGGAGTGTTTGAGACTgtgtggttgagggtgagTGAAGAAGTGTGAGAGGATTAGTAGGAGTATAAGGTTATCTGTTTACTGCTTAAAAGCACCGAAAATCTAAGGCATTTATATCTTGGAAAAGGCTTAGACTAAAGATGTACAAAGATTGAATTAAGTCTAGGAATTCGACATATAAAGCTCGGATTTAGCTCAGATTAGGTCCACCAGGAGCTTGGATTATACGATGAGTTTGAAAAGGGGATCCTAAGGATGGCTAGACATTGTAAAGTGAGAGGTGTATGTGCTTTTGCTTAAGGGGCCTCTCTCTTTACTATCCAGTAGGGGGATGGCGGTATGTGGGATCTGGGCATTTCGAAGTTCGAAACTAGCCGGGTATTATCAATGACCATCATCCGGCAGGAGCAGCGCATATGCTGTTAGAAATTGTACGGCAGATATCAGATGACGGTTCATGTTTGTCACAAGATAACACACCGGGTTTGGAAGGTTCGGATATGGAGTCTCGGCGATTGATAGGTTGTTTATTTGGTTATCGCGCTTGCGACGGAATCTTGTTTCAGAACTTGCAGTCCAAGAGGTGATTTGCTTATGATGAACCACTCTCCGAGAGGTTTAACATCAACCACgccctccatcccatccagtTTAGTACCGTGCCTCCATCACTCGGCAATGCGTGACTTGACCCGGGCAGCGTATTCATTGTCACACTTGAAAGTTCAagtaggcaggtaggtatgcAACCGCGCACTTATCATCTTGGTACGGTCTGGGTATAATTATTAGGTATTATTGCGCTACTAAAGAACCAGTCGACCAGATCGCACCGTGTTCTCAAATGTTCGTGTCGCTAGATAAAGCAAATGCCCAAACTCAAGTAAGGTACGGAGTTGCCGGGTGCCAAAATTCCTATGTCCCCAGTCCCAAAGTGTCGAGGGAAACTCGCGCTCAAGTCCCAACCCCCAGGCCCCAGTTAGGTCTCTAGCCTCAAGTCCCGAACCACAAATCCCATAGAAAACACTGTCTCCCTTTCCCAAAGCCCAAATTCCGAATTCCACAAGCTGGGTAAACCGCAGGAGTAGTTACCAATCCATGATGCAGTCATAGATAGAACTAAGCACCCCATTGATACTCTCCCAACACCAGCCTTCACAAAGTCCTCCCTTGTCTCCATCTCAAAGGCATCCCATAGAAAAGGCAACGTCCGCGCCAACCTCGAGTAGCTAAGTATGCTTAGGTGAGTAGCGGTATGCGGAAAGAAATCTCGAAGCCTCAGAACCTAAGCCCCAGAGCCCCATGGGCCAGTATTCCTAGCCTCTGTACCCCCTCCGCGACCAATTATCCCCCACCTGATGGTACTTCCCCCCCCCATGGGCCCATCCTGTCCCCCTCCAGGCCTCAACCCCCACTTCTGCCACAATGACCAGAAGGtgaccatctccaacccagGCAGCTGCTTCATCACGCCCTCGCTCGTGAATCTCATTGCTTCTTTAACCGCTTTCTCCTCAAAAATAGCATCGCTGTTCCTTTTCAGATCCCGATTTCCAGATCTGGCTAAAACCGGGAAGTCAATAAGGGCAAAAGCGACTCTCTTCAAGTTGGGAATATCCGACGGCGGAGAAACGAGATAAGCAACGGCATCCTGCGCATTCTCCCAGCTGTCGGCTCCGCTGGGGGGATTTGTAATCCGAGTCGTCAAAGTTGGCGAGCCACTCAATGACCTCGCTGATAGCTTTGTTCTCCTTGACAACGTGATGAAGGATGTCGGCAGTGGAAATGACCGGCGCGATCCATGACGAAGGCGCCAGAAGAGATGAACAAGCGCTTCAGAGCGTGCTGCGAGGCCAAGGTTTGGAAGATGGAAACAAGAGCCTCGTCTTCGGACGGGCGAGAACCGCGGATCATGTCAAGAGTACcaggggttgggtgggttgggtcgAGAGCGCGGAGCAGAAAGGCAGCGGTCAGCTTACCCTATGTTCCGGGGTCGTAGCCGTGCTCCCTGATGCCGTATTCCGAAAAGTTGAAACGGAGATTCTTCGGTGTGACGAGCTGatcgagcttcttggccgggAGTAGACTGGTGATGTGGTCGAGTTGTTGGCGGTTCAAGTTCCGAAGGTCAAAAGAGAGACCCTGTAGGTGGATTGCgttggaggaagaaaaaaagacacagTCTCGTCACCAAGCTGGAGCGGCTTGGATAAGTCTCGCTCCCGAACAGAGGAACTGTCCTCTCCTTTTAGCACAACATTCAAGGTTCTGttcgaggaaggagaagcgGTTAGCCGTGTTTGCCATgaaaagagggaaagaaaCGGTAGTGAAATTATTCAGCTGAGTCTTTGTTGGCCTCGCCCCAGCGCGCTGATGAGCTTAAGCCAGTCGCGCCCCAGCTGTATGCTGAGGTATACAGTGGACGGAGAACTTAGTTGGTCTCGTGGATGAAAGGGCGGGTGGCATGAGGCCCCTTCATCTCGTTCTCGGCGAGTCTCATCAAAGACCAGAGACCTTTCATCAACTCCGCATCTCTGCCGCGTGGATAGAAGGACTTCCAAACGGTGCTCCGAAACCAATGATAGAAGTGCTTGGATGTTCGACTGACACTGATGGCGTCTCTTTTGGCAAGGTATCCCCCACCAAGGAAATAGAGCTCAGGTGGCAAATCGTAAAAAGCTCGCATGGTTGTTTCTGTTACAAGGATACATATGTTAGTAAAATCTTCAAGGTCGAGCTGGCTTGGTCAATGAAGCTGTAGAGTGCCAAGTTAGATAGGTGAGTAAAGGGTCTAACCTTGGACGAAGCTGTAGGTGGAAATGCATAAGGGGCAGCTTGGTGGCTTTGTGTAAGCCTGGGTGAGCTGATTGATAGTAGCCCACGTCCTGTTTCGTGATGTctggtggaaaagagaagaggaatTCAGTAAGCCACAGACACCCTCTTTatatcttctcctcccaccccgtcGGCTTGCCAGGCCCACTTACATGACCAGATTCACCTCATCTGCTATTGTCATCGCCCTCCTGTATTCACTTCTTCCGATGTGCGACCCACAGAGCGGATTCACTTGCTTTCAGAGGTGGATCAAGAGCAAAGATGAGGTGAATTATCGCGATGGAGCTGCCCAGAAACGTTGCTCTTCCAGACAGAGCTCGGACAGAGGCTCAAGTGAATTTCACGAAATGTTTTAGATATGCTTTCCATAATTCACTGCCCGCTTCACTGTGAAGGAAGTGAGAGTTGGTGGGAGCGGTCATCAATATAAGATGGAGCGAACCAAAATTCCTGCCATGAACCCTCTCATGATGACCAGTAGGACACCCAATCTATAGGTATACCTTGATGGTTTGGTGGCTTTAACCTAGCTTTTGCCTCATTACTTCtttatgtttttttttttttaattctCTGCAGAAAGTATGATCAACATTGAGCACCCATCACACAAATCGGTGACACGGAGTGTGGGAAAAAAGAGTCCAGCCAGTGGGATGCCAGGTAGATGCATGCCCTCTACATAAACTACATAAACTAGGTGTGAACGGGCGATTGCCTCCTcggtcaccaccaacccgcaGTTTGCATTGATGAGTAAACTCTTCTGACAACATATCCCTATATTTGTGTCTTGACACAATGATAAGCACCAAATGATTGTACTTTGGCTTgaacaaccacctcaccagTCATACCTAAGGTACCCACCCAGATCAAGAAACGATTGTCCTAGTACCCCATCAAACCCGCCCATGTCTACACCCTCTCTCCCGTTCAAGAATGACCACCCCCCAAATAAAAGCTCGAACAACAAATCCCCGAAGCCATGGCAGCCATCCCCAGGCTCGAGAAAACCGTGATAGAAAAGGATCAGACCGTTGAAGCACCACGCAAGGAATACCTTCAACAAGTCCCGTTGCGAGCCAACATGACATCTACTTACACAGAGTACAAGCACCAACTCCTGCCATGTGATCAAGCATGGCAGACCGACAAAGCCCGGGGACAGAACGCTGATGACGATTTACAGGACGCATTGTTGGATTTAAAGGGAGCTAagaaggagttggagaagttTCTTAAGGATGGCTAAGAGACGATGGGTAATCCGCTAATAGACCACTCGAATCGAGGTGGGCCAAGCGTTGGTGGTACATAGAACAGGTACGGGAGTTAGGGGAACTCGAATATGACGCAGCACAGGGGGGGCACCGCCAGTCGGGTcaatggcggcggcggtgacgatGGTGTCAAGAGAGATGGGGGCAAGAGGAGGTGTCGCTAGGTAGCCACTGAGGGGGCctgtgatggatggggtaTATGGCCCCAATCTTGGTGAGaggtttctttctttttgtgaTTTTGACAATAGGACAGCTGTGTTTGGGGAGTGTTGGATGGGGACATAGAGCACCCAGGGGTTTGATGCTAGGAGGGGTAGTCATGTTGGATCTGCTGTAGCCGGCATCTGTAGATTTGAGAGCTCGCTGCATTTTTGGCTTGACAATTTCTTTTCATAAGGTAGTTACCGAGAGAGTATTAACAACATGGCTTGACATCCTATCTTTTATCCCATCATGAACAGCGCCAGGGGCGTTGCCATGTGTGATATCTGTATGCCTCTGGTCTAATAATAGTCCCACCGACAAAtaaccccaccacccacgtTGAACCAGGACGCTCCCTTGCCCTTTCGCCCCATGTAAGTACCCGTGCGAATCAGCTGTGCGTCATATGAAGTGTGCCCGTACAAGTTCCAGTTGCGTTTAATAATGGAAGCGCCAGCTGATTCACACTTGCCGCCTCCACGATCCACAGTCTCCGACTCCTGCTCGCTTTCCATTAGAAAACTTCCAATATCTTCATGCAGCCCCTTCGGCGGAGGCTTTCCACAAGTCATATGGCCGCACGTCAAATAGGAGTCCAAGGCAAGTTGACTTCTCACAACTTTGGCACTGCAAGGCCAGCACCAAGCCGCAAAATGTGACTTCTTATGTTCAGGATAATATGTCAGAAGCTCATCGCTGACAATTGGGTCCAGTTTCGAACTGCAAATCTGGCACGGTGCAAGTGACAGTAGAAGTTGGGACTTTGGAGTCAAGGCCACTGGTACAGTAGCAAGACTGCTCTGATTCCGGGTTTTTCGTCGATGCGTTGGGTTGTGGATGCCTTTTTCGAgtgctgatgatgctccAAAATTATTCTGGAGCGGGTCTGGAGGGTGCTCAAAGTCGAAGCTTTTACCCACTGCTACTCCAGCACGCAGGCTGAAGTCGAAGCTGCTGCTTATCCCGTCGAGAGGGCTGACAGCCAGTGCGGGGGTGACTTGTTTTGCAGTCGTAAGGGCAAGGGGCTTTCGGCTCCTGGGAACTAACACCTTTCTATTTGTTTGGATAAACTGAGTCCGATCCGTGGTAGCGAGCAAACCCAGTTCATATTGTAAGATAACGGGATTCGAACACGGTCGGTTTCTGAAAGGCTTTCTCAGGGCTTTCCTAGAGGAAACCCAGACACTCATCATGAGAGGAAATCCAGCAAGGATGACCAAGGAACCCGGAAAGGTATCGAATCTCTTGGTCACGGTCTGTTGAAGCATTCGTGCTTTCAATCTCATTCCGCTCAACGGTGGTGGCCCTAAAGATGTTGCTTTAATCTTATCACAACTATCCTCCTTATATCCAGTCTGCAAAACAGAGGAGTGTTAGCATGGGTTATTTCACCTCATCCCTTGGGGATCTGCCAAGTGACTTGCAGAATGGCAATACTCAAAAAAGTCCTTCCTGGCCGTCCACTCCGCGAGACTGACAGCTTTTCTACCATCTTCCATGGCGCGGATTGTTGACCAAAGCGCTATGCAAGCGATCAAGAATCCTCCAAATGCAAAGACCATGTTGCCACTTTTAGCGCAGCGTCTTCTATCCCGCTGTAGGACACAGGTCGAAAATTGAAAATACCGACACACGTTACAGACATATTTCGACTGTTTGACATAACGGAAGAGTGCTGAGGGTGATAGACAGGATGAGGCAGTACTGTGTTCCGATACGGTTGATATTCTGTCGAATGAGGTTGTAGccgtttgggttggggttgtttgagtCGGGGTTGTAATGGACGCAGATGGCGGGGGTGCCTGATGAAGTCCAGCCACCATCGGCTGGACCACTTCTGGCATCCTCACTCCCTCGCAACCTGATGCGATTGTTGCGGAGTATATAAAATGAGCGCTGGGCATAGAGAAAGTCGAGCTATTCAGCACGTTAACGAAGTCATCTGGCTCGGGGTGACATGCGGTTGCcttgttggtggcggtgCATTTTTATAGCTTACCTGCATAACGTGCGCTTACCTAGATAGGTACCTAAAGTGGCTTGGGGGCTTGATCCTTTTGTACGCCAAAAGCTCGGATAGGATACGTCTAAAGCTTAGATTATAAAGACTAAAAGCTTGGACATATAACCTCCCGCATTAAACAAGCTATCGAGCTCATTCTATCCTATAGTCTGGCCGCTAAAGAGAAAGCCTGGCTCAGTTTCAAGCTCTGCTTCTGGCTCGGCTTGGAGCTCGGCTTGGATGTCTGCTTCTGCCCCCCGGCCTGTTTCTGGCTTTGTTCCGGTCCCGGCCTCTAGCTCTGTTCCTTGTTCTGTTCCTTGCTCTGTTCATTGCTCTGTTTCTGCTCTGCTTCGGGCTCCTGCTGTTTCGGGTTTTGTTTTGACCTCTTCTTCAAGCTCTGCTTTAGGCTTGGTACATAGACTCGAATGCTGGCTAAATATAGAGCTGTAGGCAGTATCCAACACCCACCCGAATGCCTCCTGTTGATCTGTCATATGGTCTCTGACTCTGAACCGCTGGGCCTAGTGAGCCCTTCCCTCtttctccaccctcctccagtAATACAGAATCCCGCCAATCTTATCTATCCAAGGCTCAACCATGCGCTTTTTGGATCCGTCATCAGGATAGGGCGGCCCCCCGTGCTTTTCATCACCATTGTAGACAAAGTACACCCGATAGAGGAGAGCTTCGACAACTTGATTGAAGTTCCTTTGCCATGAGATCTGTGTCAGGTCAGTGTCgacttcaccaccatcatctgtTGTTTCCGCATTTTTTCTGAGAATATCATTGATATGTAGGACCATACCACGAGGACGACTGTCTACGCGCTGGTGAGAAAGTCCATAAAGAGCTTCATCAATGCATGACCAGTACCAAGAAACAAAGTAACAATTATTGTGATCCCAGGGGTGTTCTGGTGGCTCATCAAAACCTAATTTCAGTGTGGCCTTGCAGATACGACACGAGAACCCCGGCAGAGGAGTTGATGCTTGGATTAACGGCAGGTCCGATGGCCAGATTGCCGCCGGGATTGACGGCAGAAGTCGTGGTCGAACAGGTGACGGAACTGAAGTTGGACTCTGTGAAGATAAGATTGACGACCCAGCCGGTAGTGAGCAGAAACTTATTTGAGCATCCGACTCTGTAGATATATTTTCCACCTGGTCTACTCCGTGGGTAGGATGTCCTTCTAATTCCACAGACTCCAGGGACAGTTTCGGTATGTCACTGACATAAAGATGTAACTGGTTCCGTTGACGTTTCCGGCCCCCTTCTCGTCTAGATACGTCAACGTTTATGAGGGCCGAGGTCATTCCGGTGTCCATTCGGAGTAAAGGAAGAGTGGTTGCAGTGGGCTTGAAGTCAAAACTGGTTTCCAACCCACTGCCAAAAATCACTCGGCGTGAAGTGCCTGTCATGGAAGAATGGTGAAAATCAACACCCGAGCTGTTTGCTACTCCGGTGCCAGGTGACTGGGCAGGCTGGAGCTCTCCGGCTTCTCCAGCCAGTAGTCCATTTTGTTGATTGTCTCCAGAGAACGAGTGCGGCGGTGGACCCAGGGGTGCTTTTGTTACTCTGTCACACCCGTCCTCCTGGTCTTCAATCTGTTTGAAGAATTAGCTTATGGTAACGACCAAGTGTGTCTTTGAAATCGACCTACTGTTTCACAAGACTCCCAGTAGTCTTTCCTAGCCGTCCACTCAGCTATTCTCACAGCCTTCCTACCATCCATCATAGCACCAATGGCTGACCATAAAGCCACACAAGCAATAATAAGTCCAGTTGTGGTAGTAAGAAGCTTACTTGCTTTGTTAACTGAGCCTCTGTACTTTGCCACAACGACCTTGGAGTTTTGAAAGAGGGCGTATCCTGCATCGGCTACATACCTACCCATGCTTGCCAACCTCGATCCGAAACTGTGAAAAAATAGATCAGGATGCGACTTTCTCTGAGGCGATGTTGCTGTCGTTGGCGGCCCTGGTCTTTGAGAAGCTCTAGATGGCAAAGGCTCGGATACGGGGAGAGAGGAAACACAAGGGCTTGCGGCTGCTCCATTCAACTGGTTAAGCTCCTGTTGCAAAACACTCGCCAGTCCAAAACCAGTTCCCAATTCGACGAAATCTTTTATGAAAATCTTGCAATCGGGAAGTTTGAGGCAACTAGTTGTTCGGCAGGCACAAGGGACTTGGGCAGCGTGGCTGTGCCACATATTGGCACAAGCCCACCATCACAGAGATCATGCATGAATGGCCCCGAAGTTCACGCTGCCATAGCAGGCCCGCTCGCTACACATTTGGTTGGTCCACATTCACCCCTCACGTCACATCTCACCTCACCTTGATCTTTCACCTTCACCTCTCACCTTCACCTatcactcaccaccctcaccaccaccccccgcaacctccccaatcaaCTTGACAAACTCCCCAGCATCAtgcccaaacctccccaaaaacaacccatccacctccccccccaacctctcccacaacccccgTCCCGCCGCCCCCCCGTAAAtaaccctcaccctccccccccttcctttcactccctcccactccctcaaccctctcacaaccccctcaacataCTCCTCCGCAGCTGGCTCCCTCCCCCCGATAGCCCAAACAGGCTCATaagccagcaccacctcctccccctccccaaccccctttagcacaacctcaacctgcctcaccacctccccaaccgccccttcaacccccccatctttCCTCATCTCACCAACACATATCACCGGAACCATCCcattcctcaccacccccctaaccttctccccaaccctcccatcACTCTCCGCAAACAACCTCTTCCGTTCCGCATGCCCCAATTCCACAAActccaccccaacctcagccAAAACCGCAGGACTAACCTCCCCCGTATAAGCTCCAAAATCCTCAGAATAACAATCCTGCGCCCCTACTTTTATCCTTCTCGCCACCGACCCCTCAGGAGCAGATCGTATGATACTAATGACAGACGTGAGGGTGACAAAgtcggggatgatgaagatgtcgacatcgtcatcacccagggttagggtatcCGTAGGGCTGGAAAGAAGCTCGACAACGGACCGGGTGAAGGCTTCCGTCCGAGAGGCGGAAAAATACATTTTGGTGGATACCCCGATCAGACgacgccttcttcctcgcttGTTACTGCTATCAACCGGCGCcgtcgacgccgccgccgccgttgctTCGGGGCCGGGAGAGGTGGGGTTGCCGGACATCACTGAGGACAACAAACACGACCGAACAAAAAAGGGGTGCCCGATTTCGGTAGTCTAAAAGATAAATGCTGTGTACACTAAAGTCTGAGTTACCGAGGAGATAACACTACATTTTAGTCAGTCCTTACCGTCACAAACAAACCTGATCATTCGCCCTGTCGTGACGCAGTCCATTTCATTCATTCACACACGGGAAAGgtcccccctcacccatcaAAGCAA from Podospora pseudoanserina strain CBS 124.78 chromosome 6, whole genome shotgun sequence carries:
- a CDS encoding hypothetical protein (EggNog:ENOG503P102; COG:G), whose translation is MSGNPTSPGPEATAAAASTAPVDSSNKRGRRRRLIGVSTKMYFSASRTEAFTRSVVELLSSPTDTLTLGDDDVDIFIIPDFVTLTSVISIIRSAPEGSVARRIKVGAQDCYSEDFGAYTGEVSPAVLAEVGVEFVELGHAERKRLFAESDGRVGEKVRGVVRNGMVPVICVGEMRKDGGVEGAVGEVVRQVEVVLKGVGEGEEVVLAYEPVWAIGGREPAAEEYVEGVVRGLREWEGVKGRGGRVRVIYGGAAGRGLWERLGGEVDGLFLGRFGHDAGEFVKLIGEVAGGGGEGGE
- a CDS encoding hypothetical protein (EggNog:ENOG503P102; COG:G) — encoded protein: MPSAHFIYSATIASGCEGVRMPEVVQPMVAGLHQAPPPSASITTPTQTTPTQTATTSFDRISTVSEHSTASSCLSPSALFRYVKQSKYVCNVCRYFQFSTCVLQRDRRRCAKSGNMVFAFGGFLIACIALWSTIRAMEDGRKAVSLAEWTARKDFFEYCHSTGYKEDSCDKIKATSLGPPPLSGMRLKARMLQQTVTKRFDTFPGSLVILAGFPLMMSVWVSSRKALRKPFRNRPCSNPVILQYELGLLATTDRTQFIQTNRKVLVPRSRKPLALTTAKQVTPALAVSPLDGISSSFDFSLRAGVAVGKSFDFEHPPDPLQNNFGASSALEKGIHNPTHRRKTRNQSSLATVPVALTPKSQLLLSLAPCQICSSKLDPIVSDELLTYYPEHKKSHFAAWCWPCSAKVVRSQLALDSYLTCGHMTCGKPPPKGLHEDIGSFLMESEQESETVDRGGGKCESAGASIIKRNWNLYGHTSYDAQLIRTGTYMGRKGKGASWFNVGGGVICRWDYY
- a CDS encoding hypothetical protein (COG:S; EggNog:ENOG503NU2H) is translated as MRIAKALLSLALVADAAIASSWFSNAAYNKWHETELERWLSDHDVPYPTPADRKDLEKLVQKNWESHVVTPYNSWDAAQLNSYLKQKGVETKDSAQASRDSLISQVKGYWYETEDKAQTAWTNVKDWILDSWTDSQLKAFCDHYGIPVPQPRTRDTLLQKARVAYETAAQKAGETAAYPGNWLYETWSESDLKEWLDTHGIPAPQPTTRDKLIASVRRNSRLASLRMQEQKAAAQKKAQEAYATLTDKVIDAWSESQLKEFCDKNSIPVPQGTKLNQLRSLVRKHRAEIMGDTVASTAASAYGAATSNVGENVAKATDVTSQAALDAFNAAVNTWSESRLKGYLDARGVPVPQGSKTDELRALVRKHAHKAATGWSAWTWDDLTLDNLKAYLASSGDAAAKKAGEKAGATREELVQAANAAYASASSAGGNSFASATSYLSHATDNAKAATFDTWSESDLKAYLDSYGIPVPQGSSLNEIRALARRQWTYYKYGTSSPSETIFAKIKENVLSGWDWVTGQVMAGSDAAKKKAEEGRAKAHKEL
- a CDS encoding hypothetical protein (EggNog:ENOG503P102; COG:G) is translated as MGYALFQNSKVVVAKYRGSVNKASKLLTTTTGLIIACVALWSAIGAMMDGRKAVRIAEWTARKDYWESCETIEDQEDGCDRVTKAPLGPPPHSFSGDNQQNGLLAGEAGELQPAQSPGTGVANSSGVDFHHSSMTGTSRRVIFGSGLETSFDFKPTATTLPLLRMDTGMTSALINVDVSRREGGRKLPSPVRPRLLPSIPAAIWPSDLPLIQASTPLPGFSCRICKATLKLGFDEPPEHPWDHNNCYFVSWYWSCIDEALYGLSHQRVDSRPRGMVLHINDILRKNAETTDDGGEVDTDLTQISWQRNFNQVVEALLYRVYFVYNGDEKHGGPPYPDDGSKKRMVEPWIDKIGGILYYWRRVEKEGRAH